In the Hermetia illucens chromosome 1, iHerIll2.2.curated.20191125, whole genome shotgun sequence genome, gcatgccgaacatatcttcctccggttgacaacggttcaacgctcccgcccagacaggggccgcgtatagcaggatcgacctcaccactcccgcgatgagtagcctgcgactttacttcggccctcccacgttaggcatcatccttgcaagggatgagctggcatttgctgccttctctcgcgcataatccaagtgtcccttgaaactcagcttggcatcgatcatcacccccaggtatttgacaaccgattttgagacgacctcaaggttaccaacccggatggtaatcgtgttgttcttcctatggttggtaatgaggaccgcctccgtcttttcgtccgccaggttcagcttggccattcgtaaccatgacttgatggcatgaatggcttcatttgcataaagctccacgtcctcgggatgctttgcaattgcaactaccgccaagtcgtccgcaaaaccaatcagcgttgtctcctccggcatgcgaaggccaagcactccgtcgtaaattatgttccacagcagcggtcccaatatagaaccttgaggcacacctgctgtcacaatgtactccttcggcccgtcgtccgtctcgtaccagagaagtctatccgaaaagtaactctcgatgagccgagccaagtagctaggaacacccagtttggccaaagcgcccttaatccagccccagttggctgagttaaaagcatttttaacgtccagcgtcaccagagcacagcatttgcccatggccatcgcatttcgagccaattctacgacgtttgctactgcatcgaccgtagaacgggctcgccgaaacccatattgccgctctgaaagaccacccgcaagctcgatgaacgggagcagcctgttgtatatcaccctctccaacatcttccctatggtgtctaagagacaaatagggcgatatgaagagggcacgctgggtggttttcggggcttcggtagcaacaccagcttctgcctcttccactgggcgggaaacactccttctgccatgcacgattcgaatgtgcttgcgaaccaccttggtctggccttgaccgccaccttcagagtccTGTTCGGAATTTCGtctaatcccggagccttgctgtccccaatacgtctgcagatttcccaaagttcctcttcggtaacatcagggatcgagaagacgtcctgctgagctgccagttggggttctctttcgtcctgttcctgttgcgggaaaagagttgtaattatttgcaacaagaaccgtgggcatgtcacctgaagtgattttcgaccgcggatcttcttcattacaacttggtaggctgtaccccacggattcgtattagcctccatgcagagcttctggtaacattcccgcttgcttctccgaatgaccTTCTTAAGGTTGTTTCGCAGATccttgtattcctcctcacgctcctggtgctccggccttcctcttgtcctgtgggaaagtctcctcgctcggagacaagaggatctcaaggcagcgatctccgtgttccactagtagtttggcctcttgccgtggtgcaaacgtcctcgtggcatcgtagcgtcgcatgcttcggttacacgctgagacagctgtgtgaccctttccaccgctgttccatccggatcatgggctccctcccaTGCGGCcgggaatgtctcctcgtcgaaagctccgatagaccagccaaccgccttagcctttccacctccagagcgtcgttgactgcttccccggttcccaatgtggaggaagatggcctggtggtcactgtgggtgtagtgctcactcacttgccaagccatccccctcaccagtgaagtgctaacaaatgtcaggtcaacgatcgaactcGACCCTCTTTCTCGAACCTTCCGGTGGTACTGGTCTTTAGCCAGATAATCTGAGAAGGTAATATCGTTCATCTGTCCCGCTTGCTTCACTTTGACTATGGTTAGTTCACTGAATTTAGGTGCGGACACTGAGAGGGTTTCATGCACTTCCTGCCGAGGAATTGTGATATTTAATTTGGGGTCCTTCGATGTTTCGGCCGCCCCGGATCCAAGGCTCTCGAATTTATGCGGTGCCGATGCTTGGCCCCGGAAAGAGATTAGCAGGTTAGGCGAAGCGCACTTTGAATGCTGTAGATTTATCTGCACTGTTCTGAATTCGTCGATCTTTATTTCGTACAATGTATTTAGTGCGTCGTTCGCTTCATTCCCGGGGGTCCCTGCTGTTGATTCCAGCATAGGAGTGCTACGGATGGCACCCGTTGTATTCCTTCTGACGCCGCTGTCTTCTACTTTTTGATACCACGAGCAATTAATGAAGAGTCTACCATGGCTAACACAAGGGTATGGGTCTTCAATGGAACTATAAGTACCTAAATTATTTAGAGTCCGCATCTAGAGACCAAGTTTCCTTCCACCACATAGCCTTCGGTGTGTGATGCTCtatcttggcttggggtcctagtAGCACAGAGCAGAGAGGGCGCTCCCCAGCTGTTGCCTTGCTTCGTCTTTCTATATATTCCAAGATACCTCTATATTCTGCAGAATCTTTCTTAAGTCTCATTAGGTATGTAGTGGATTTCGTCACAACCACCCTAGGCACCTTGGGATTTTCGGTGGTGGCTGACTCCTTGGAAAGTGTCGTTTTTAAGAAGCGACTTTCCATCAATTCAGTCAATCAAGTAATCGAGGACCTCTTTTAGCCATCGTGAGTATGGAATAGTCCTCTGTGGATGGTCCATCCTAACTTCTCTATTTCGTCTATTTTGCCGGAGTTCTAACACTCCCTCAAAAATATCCTGTGTCGTATGGCCTATTTTTGATCCAGTAGAAAATTACCTGCTGAAATCCACTAGACCATCGTTTTTACGGATGTGGTACTCAAATACGTCAGATCAAGTAAAGAGTTCGAACCTGTTCGTAGGTACGTAACACAATTCCGGTATTTGAAGGTACCAGAGCTAGCACCGCGGAAGCCTTAGAGCCCCTGATGTCTGTGATTCCACCTGCCCCACTCCACGTCAGAAGCGATAAAaaggcatttttttttattttggggtTTCAAGTTTTAGTATCCGAAACCAAGATACATAGCAGTTTTTCATATTGTGCTTCTGGCACGATTGGTAAAGCTGTGCAACGATGGTGTACTCCAGGGGACACCTTGAATGTTGGCTTTTTGTCTCACTTATTCTTGGTTGTCGTCAGAAAACTTTCGGAGAATTTGCAGGCTTAAGCATTGGAAACAAGGAAAGGGAGAAACACTGAGTTTGTCTCCTGATATCCCTCAGGGGTTTTTGGCACCACACAAGATCAACTGGTGCTGCTGATTGCAAGAAAGGTTCTATTTGATCAACTTGGGTGACAATGCGCCTATTTCTTCGGGACGGTGCGTGATCCAAAGTAAGGAAATAAGGATCTGTGTATGACAGACACATATGGAAGGCAATGTTACTGGTGAAATCAAGATCTAACTATTAACGCGCAGCGCAACAGCATCCTTCTTGAGTATAGGAGTTGCTCAGACAAATTTGCGTGAATACCAAAATACCAATTTGTGGATCTAGCCAGTTCAGAGAAGGTGGTGCTTGCTATAATCGTTTAGTCTGACATTTGAGGCAAAGAGCTTGGAGCTTATCAATTTTTACCTGAAGTAAAAGCAAATCAACTGACAACTTATTATTTACCTTTCCAGGATGTTTATTTGTTGATTCCTTATGCATAGATGACGTTGAATGGTGTTTTGACGgtaaagcttctttggtattatTTCAGAACCTAATGTTATGAGAAAACTAATTTTCAGATTATGTTTTTGGCAAATGCGTTTCCCAGGCCACGGTCAATGAAGAGGAGTTCGACAGGTAAGCCAGGATTAAGTTTCAAAATAAATACCAAAATAGGAACTTACCTGAATTcattccaaattaaaatatctcTTCCCTGATTAGGTCACCTCTGACGGAAGAACAATCGAGATCAATGGCTGTAATGCTAGAGGAATTACAAGGAGCCGGTCTTGGTTGGGATCATCCGTTTGTTCAATGTCGAATTCAAGGAGCACTCTATTCAATTCGTCATAACACTCCACTTCCGCAAAATTTATGCGTGAATTTAGCCCCTGATCCGGAAATATTTGATCCTCAAAGTCCGCTAGCATTTGTCCGCTTTACGCCACCCAGTGATGACTATGCCGATGAGGTCTATTTTCCACCACCGAAAAAAggatttgatgatcgactgtATAGAAATCCACCAGAAGTAGTTATGCACCATGAAACTCCTCCTAGACTACCGGAGAATCTGGAAATATATCCTGAATCGAGTATAGCGGATAGTGAGCGGAATGAAGAGCTGAAGGAAGAATTGGCTACTGAAGAACTAGCAGATAGAATAAAGGATATTGTGAATAGGATTGAATTACGACGGATGTTGGCACGATATGAGTCTGGAAAGCTCAGTCCACCTGTGTATCTAAATGATCAGGTACTACCGGAGAACTACTTGGTAGATGAGAATGTCCTTTTGCCTAATGAATATAAAGAGAACAATAAAAGAACTGAAATAGAACCCGTAAAAACAGAAGATAATGAATTGCCTACCACGTTTTTCCGTGAGATGGCTAGAAACGAACACGTCCCGCTGAAGGATGCAGATGGCCCTTATAACCACTACCAAGCCAACTCTTTAGATGCGCTCATGCCTGTCTATCGAGTTCCCAAAGAACATGATATTTCCGATGACTATATTAACCTGAATTCATACCCGGTGAAACATGGTCATGGCAACAAGGCTTTCAGGGGTGAGGGTGGAGGTGTCTATACCGAAGGAGGTTTGGTTTATGTCCCTGAAAGGAACGAGGAACAAGAACTGGAAAGGAAGCAAGAAGCCCGAAATTTACTGGCCAACATGCTTGGTTTCACCAGGCATGAACGACTAGATGTGAAGAAGCCAGGACCCTTAGTTGGACCACCGCCTTCTGCGCATAATTCCAATGATATGCATGAAATAGGAGACAACTCAACAACACCTGCCACTGATAACAAGGAAGTGCTTCCGAAACATATCAAGGGTGATGATGAAACAAAAGTGAAGAAGGATCTGTCGGATCATGCAGACGAAGAGCACGCACCTCATATAGTGGACACTGACTATGCTcatgttattttgaaaaatccGTAAGTGAATTGGATAGTGAAGCTCTTCAACTAAAAAGTCCTgagaataatttaatttttttagattgGATAACTGGCAGACAGGAGCAAGAATAGTTTCAAACCTGGCGGACATATTACACATGCAGAACTATTTTACGCATCCTAGGTAATTAGAGACTCCCTTAgggagtttttttttggttttcatcGGGGACGAAAATTTTAGTCCTTTTCGGCTAGCCTTCACTGAAGGCAACCGGGAGAATTAagttttttttccgatttttgatGAAATGACTGACCCTCAATTATAATTAAAACAGGGTCGACCGACATGAAGTCTCATTCCGTGTGGAACCAAACCCAGAGAAGAAAACAGCTGCTGATGTTGCCCGGGCTATAAATGATGCTCGATTGAAGAACAATCTTTATCGTCGACTTGGTGTTACTGTTATCCTTGCCGGAGTTGGGGACAAAACCAAGGATGATAGCTCCGTGGTTACAGCATCGAAAATCGGACTAGTCGATGAAGGGCCTGATGTCACCCATATAATGGCTTACATGTTTGCTGGAGCGGGAGCTGCAGCGGTCGTTGTAATTGTTATCACGCTGTTTTTAATTCGACGCCACGACAAAAAGCGAGATAAGTTAGGAGGACTTCAAGCGGGACTGTCGGGTGCAGAGAGCTGCAGTAAGGATTATCAGGTAATCTATGAAAATATTGGGACACCTTCAAGAAAGACTTGAATTTTTGGAGGAAAACTACTTAAAATCCCTCTCCTTCGGCCTTCCAAATTGACTTATATTATTGCCTTTCGAAAAGGAGCTCTGCCGCGCTCGAATGGCTGGTAAAGGAACAACATCTGAAGCTGCTTCCAGTGGCAGAATTATGTCATTGTCAAAGGAAAATGAGCGTCCTCCATCATCGCGATCCAGCACTTCATCTTGGAGTGAAGAACCGGCCTTAACCAATATGGATATTTCCACAGGGCACATGGTTTTGGTAATTCTTTTGTCAACTCTCAAATGAACAAATATCCATTTATGGATTCTTTCATTACAGTCTTACATGGAGGATCACCTACGCAACAAAGGACGTCTTCAGAGAGAATGGGAAGCACTATGCCGCTATGAAGCCGAACCCAGTGCTCGAGAGGCAGCTCTCCAATCTCAATGCGCTCCTTTGAATCGATCCACGGCACCTCTTCCATTTGATCATTCCCGAGTTGTTTTAAATCATCTGGCGAATGCTGAAGGACTTGACTACATCAACGCTTCTACGATTGTAAGTTTTGAATCTTTTCGCTGCCACAGATTCGTTGGTCCTTTATTTATCGTACGATGCCTTCTTCTAGACGGATCATGACCCTCGCGCACCGGCATATATTGCCGCTCAAGGACCACTTCCGACTACTTTGGCACATTTCTGGCAAATGATTTGGGAACAGGGGGCTGTTGTTATAGTGGCTCTTTGTAGGCTTCAAGAGAATGGTGAAATCGCGTGTGCAAGATATTGGCCTGAGGAAGGTGCTGAAGTGTACCATATTTATGAGGTAAGGGATCAAATTTATTATACTTCAAAGTATTTCATTGTCCGATTTATTACAGGTCCATCTGGTCAGCGAACATATTTGGTGTGACGATTACCTTGTGCGATCTTTCTACTTGAAGAATTTAAGGACCAGCGAAACCCGTACCGTAACCCAGTTCCACTTCTTGTCATGGCCTCCAAGCGGCGTTCCATCATCGGCTAAGGCTTTGCTAGAGTTCCGAAGgtaagttttgaaaattttttgaattatttgaTGGAGTTAcctcccagaactgagcgatttaaatacctcgggtcaacgctatcagccaatggagagctgcgttatgaaattgcttcacgcattaacgcaacctggatgaactggcgttccacaactggtgtcctttgtgatcgacgtatcaacgaacgtctcaaatctaaaatttaccgcaatgtcgtccgtccagtcgctctctatggttctgagtgttggccgaccataaaagacaatgaacggcgtcttgcggtaatggagacgaagatgctacgttggactagtggcgtcacacgtttagatcacatccgaaatgaggatatccgcgatcgttatggggttgcaccgatcgtggaaaagttgcgagagaggcgtcttcgatggtatggtcacgcaattcgtgcaaacgagaattcacttgccaagattggtctgaacattgaagtcgatggtaaacgaccaaaaggcagacctaagcaacggtggcttgatacgctgtatggggatttgaaagcctcgagattgcacccagatcaggcattcgatagagccaaatggcgaagccgatcacgacgagccgaccccgcttgtgaacgggacaaaggctgaagaaaaagaagaaagaagaagatttgatgGAGTTACCTAGATGTCTGGATAATTTTCTGATCGGGTAATTTTCGATTACACCAAGGATTACAAAGGACATCAAAGTCCTCTCAGACAAGTGCATATCTTTGCTCTTCCCAGGATAAATAGCGATTTGGGAAGGGGGTATATGTTTGCTTCTTCGAAGTGTTGAGATGCCGGTAATATGGGAGACTGCAAATGGTTCATGGATGACCAAGATGGTTGATCTAGGATTTAGGACCATGATTCCTGCAAATGGTTCGGTATGCTCAATGTGGTGTTGTTCTTATAACGTTTCGTAATGTGGTGGAACGAACACATGTAGTGGGGGTAAACCTTTCTTTTCGATCATGGCCAGATGCGCAGTGAGAACCTCAGAGAGCATGAAGTCGCATTAGATCATGAAATGATGGCTCAGTTATTCAAAATCAGACAGCTGGAAACAAGCTAATATCCTTTTAGACCCAAACTTCCATCCGCTTCAAGGTTTAAGATTGGAAGCAACCTTGGTTTGGTGAGTGAGGGTTTTGTGGGCTGTGGTCAGCATTTAATGGTGCGCACTTAGGCGTGGGAAAAATTTTTGCGGGGCTACCAAAAGCCTCCTGGTAGACCTCTTCGCCTATCTACGCAGCAAGTAAGATTAAGGCGACTGGTCAAAAGGCATCAGCATCCGGGGCGAAATAAGGAGATTTTGCCTTAAGTTTCAGGGAACTCAGGGCCCAAGCGAAACGGTTTGCCTCTGGTAGCCAAGTTTGGAATGAAGTATCAGCGTAGGTTGCACATCTATAATTGAAGCTTTTCTCTTGTCCTAGGTATAGTGGCGTTTCGGATTGGTTTTGTGCACTGGTCGCACTTGTGGCTTTCAATCCGAGTTGTGGTTTGCATGAAATAGGCTCGGAGAACTCGGTGCCCTTCTTCTGCGGTTGTATGGTATTGGTAGGTAGGTATAATTAGGAGAGGAGCCAATTAGCTCCGTGGTGCACCCTCTTGATGCCATAAACTTCTGAGACAGAGATGGCTGTAAGAAGAAGGGAGCCGAATTTAGTGCCGGAGCCAGCTCATATTTTATACGAAGGATACAGAGATTTTTTTGAGGTCCCCCAAAATTATTTACCTAGTGTGCAGATCCAGTCCCTCGCTAGTGTCGCCTGAGGGTCTCTCCTTCCTTTCTTCAACTTCGACAATTCAAATTGCAGGGTATGCTGAATATGGTGGGGTGGTCTTCTATAGATCTGTGACCCGTTCTACCTGTCTAGTGCTTCCTTTATAGTTCCTCTCCATAATCTCACGGATAACGGAAGAAAATATCTCTGACACTAGTATAACTAAGTTGTCGGTGTTCGTGGATGTCAAGGATTTGCTCCAGGGTCTCCAAAATTCAACGGTCAGAGTAACTTTTCCGATAAATTTCTGGGAGCCACGAAACCTTCCTGGAAACAGCTTTGAAATGTGTGCCGTTTATCATCAGAGCCTTtgtaatttctgcttctttttcTCCTGTACTCCTGTTTCTCTTGTGCTCCACCTCACCATGAGAACGGTTGCACTTGAAGGCGGAAGGTTAATAATTGCTTGGTATTTAACGGGGAGCGTTTCATCTTGCCTGCTACCGGTCTCCTTATTCTTCGCGATTGTGTTGGGAACATGGATTTCCTTTTGATGATAGTTCCAGTTGGCTTCTGGCAGCTGAGAGGTTCCTTGAGAGGGGGACCTTTCCGCTCTTCGCGACATCCTTGGGGGCTCTGGTTTTCCAAGTTCTGGGTCTTCAGGTGTGAAAATACATTCAGGGCGAAAGGGTGTATCATCCAACCTGTATCGGTACAAATACGTCCTGTAAGAACCATGTCCTCAGAGGAATTGATCTTACCGTGTTGTCGTTGAAACCACTCCTCAAAACGCGGAATCACTTTGTGGGTCAAGCTCCCACTTTTCCAACGACTCCCATCCTGTTGTccttcggtattctgtatccttttcaggtagattcattctccttttctcgtgCAGATAGCTCTTCAGGCAGTCTCATTCGAAAGAAAGTTCATCGAAACAATTCCCCTAATcacaggcgctgcctcacctgagATTgtcctgaaggcgctgcacactcGTAACGCCCCCAACCAGTAAGTCATGTTTACCTTTCTTGCCTAGACCGGTGCTGCGCCAAAAATAATCTATGGCTTCATCTTAGACGTTCAACGTCAGGCATCATATGGGCTAAGGGTTCAGTAAGGAATAGTGCAGGTGTCTCTTGGAAATTGATATTCGCGTCGATTATCACCCCTTTTAGTATGGGATGATCACTTTTGAATTAATAGTGCGGCCGCCAACACGAATACTAATCTAAGTTTTTTTCCTACGAATGGTAATCATGGCCACCTCCACCTCtagaaccatctccagccagacttttatggcgctaatggttttaTTAGCGTATACTTCAATATCTTCAGGTTGTTTTGCAAAGAGAACCACAGCCAGCCCATTATCGTGGCATCCTTTGCCAAAGGAAGGACCATTGTACTTCACGTTCCACATGAGAGCCCTGTGGGACTGCTGCCGCGACCTTGTACTGCTTAGGTTTCTCATCCGTATCATATCCAAATGTCCTTTCCTAGAGCGGAGTTTAGTTAAGAACCTAGAGGCACCCGTTTTAGTCAATGAGCTTTCTATACATTCTCAGCGGGTTAAATTGACGTTCAATGTTACCATGGATGTTGTGGTTGCTGGGCTTCAGTAACAGAATTAGTTCCTACTTCTTTCACTGAGCGGGGAAAACTCCTAGCATACATGCCACCAATAGGCTGATAAGCCATTCGGGTCTGGtccgagtttaagggctctattgggaacaccATCCAAAACGGGAGCTTTCCTCAttagttaccgcaggtatggtgaagACGTCCAACGCTTGTTTATACTTTTTGTGCTCCCATTTATTTACGGGGTGAAGAGCGCCATCACTATATCGAGCAGGAAACGCGGACAGGTTAGCTCTGGTGTTCGTcgttcatcttcttcataacaatCCTGCACGCTGTTCTCCAGGGGTTTTAGTTTActtctgcgcaaagttccttcaACCATTCCCTGTAGCTGATAACATTATGGGAACTAGAACTACTGAACCAGTGCCTTATAGTTCGCCGCTgcacgttttccagatcagccttcgtccacggcaatattccgaatgcataagacAGTGAATGGATAACGGATACATTTAATGcgcctattttattcttcctagggggatgcgatttcagtaccagctttatatGTCTcagaaattcggacagcagagcgtcTTTCGAACCcccaactcgagcatgagttccttgcagaattcctaggtatttttaGAAGCCTGCTACTATTCGTAGCAGATTTCTAAGATGatcgtcagtcccagcatataacttgatgtcatctaagtgcatcaagtgtgtcagttcgcatttagcacgtaggccatactttattgcaaaaccatgtcgtatagcatcattcagtagccatgaaaggaggttcagtgccatacaaaagcaaaggggactcaacgaatcacctggaagatgcccctccgtatacggatgggctctgatgtATTAGCTCCTtgagatgtacgcactgataaggtggtatgccacccttccatgactgtcgccaaaagctttatttgtttcggatcaatgcgatacagatgtaggacatcgagtAGCCTGATCCAGacttgggcccctccagttcttcgagctatttatggctcgatcctctcagcatgctgggtgggtgaccctcaaagtccaccccaatattctttcgtcaccgaaaactgtactgtctggacgctttaTTGGGATTCcttgagagatttgaaaaaaaaactccgctggttcctcgtgtATGTTTTATtttgaacacgtctggagtgactttcgccat is a window encoding:
- the LOC119656987 gene encoding receptor-type tyrosine-protein phosphatase N2; translation: MGEPEDNWWQRWHFRIFLLSTLIICCGPVLSSAEGHVGCLFVDSLCIDDVEWCFDDYVFGKCVSQATVNEEEFDRSPLTEEQSRSMAVMLEELQGAGLGWDHPFVQCRIQGALYSIRHNTPLPQNLCVNLAPDPEIFDPQSPLAFVRFTPPSDDYADEVYFPPPKKGFDDRLYRNPPEVVMHHETPPRLPENLEIYPESSIADSERNEELKEELATEELADRIKDIVNRIELRRMLARYESGKLSPPVYLNDQVLPENYLVDENVLLPNEYKENNKRTEIEPVKTEDNELPTTFFREMARNEHVPLKDADGPYNHYQANSLDALMPVYRVPKEHDISDDYINLNSYPVKHGHGNKAFRGEGGGVYTEGGLVYVPERNEEQELERKQEARNLLANMLGFTRHERLDVKKPGPLVGPPPSAHNSNDMHEIGDNSTTPATDNKEVLPKHIKGDDETKVKKDLSDHADEEHAPHIVDTDYAHVILKNPLDNWQTGARIVSNLADILHMQNYFTHPRVDRHEVSFRVEPNPEKKTAADVARAINDARLKNNLYRRLGVTVILAGVGDKTKDDSSVVTASKIGLVDEGPDVTHIMAYMFAGAGAAAVVVIVITLFLIRRHDKKRDKLGGLQAGLSGAESCSKDYQELCRARMAGKGTTSEAASSGRIMSLSKENERPPSSRSSTSSWSEEPALTNMDISTGHMVLSYMEDHLRNKGRLQREWEALCRYEAEPSAREAALQSQCAPLNRSTAPLPFDHSRVVLNHLANAEGLDYINASTITDHDPRAPAYIAAQGPLPTTLAHFWQMIWEQGAVVIVALCRLQENGEIACARYWPEEGAEVYHIYEVHLVSEHIWCDDYLVRSFYLKNLRTSETRTVTQFHFLSWPPSGVPSSAKALLEFRRKVNKSYRGRSCPIVVHGSNGAGRTGAYILLDLVLGRMNKGAREIDIAATLEHLRDQRGGLVTTRQQFEFVLMAVAEEVHAILKALPANSQGEKRELDKEPVKEEETQSTEDEKAKSEETPENDKAKKTEK